The genomic stretch CGTCGCGAGGGTGAAGGTGGAGCCCGACTCGCTCGCGCTCCAGCCCGGGCAGACGGGCGACTTCAACGCCGTCGGGTACGACTCCGCCGGGAACGTGCTCACCGGCCGCGCCGTCTCGTGGACGATCTCCGACTCCACGGTGGCGCACATTTCCGGTGAGGGCGCGGTGACGGCGCTGTCCGCGGGCACGGCGCGGGCGACCGCGACCGTGGAGGGCGTCAGCGGCACGGCGAAGGTGATCGTTTCCCCGCCGCCTCCCGCGACCGTCGCGCGGGTGGTCGTGTCGCCCGACTCGGTCGTGCTGCAGCCGGGCCACACCGCCGACCTGGACGCCGCGGCGTACGACGCCGAGGGGCACGTCCTCACCGGCCGCGCGGTCACCTGGACGACGTCGGATTCCACCATCGCGCGCGTCGGCGCGGACGGCATGGTGACGGCGGTCGCGGCCGGCACGGCGCGGGCCACCGCCACCGTCGAGGGCGTCGGCGGCACCGCGAAGGTGATCGTCGTCGCGCCGCCGCCCGCGGCCGTCGCGCGCGTCGCCATCGTCCCCGACTCGCTGGTGCTGGACGTGGGCGGCAAGGGCGACTTCGACGCGGTCGCCTACGACGCCGAGGGGCACGTCCTCACCGGCCGCGCGGTTGCCTGGACTTCGAGCGACAGCACCGTGGCCGTGATCGGCGTCGGCGGCGCGGTGACGGCGCGATCACCGGGGAACGCGCGCATCTCGGCCACCGTCGAGGGCGTCAGCGGCTCGGCGATGGTGATCGTGCACACCCCGGTGCCGGCCATCGTGCGGGTGGAGGTCGTGCCCGACTCGCAGGTGGTGGTGATCGGGCACACGGCCGACTTCAGCGCCTTCGCCTACGACGCCACGAATCACATCGTCAGTGGTCTCGCCGTCACCTGGAGCATCTCCGAACCGACCGTGGCGCGCATCGGCCAGTATGGCCTGGTGACCGCGCTCGCCGCCGGGACGGCGCGCGTCACCGCCACGGTGGAGGGCGTGAGTGGCTCCGCGACGGTGCGGGTGATCGAGCAGCCGGTGGGAAGCGCCTCCGCGCCAACCAACACGACGCCCGATCTCCGTGCCGGGTATGACTACGTCTGCCGGCTGCGCTCGGGCATCATCCAGTGCTACGGCGACGATGACGAGGGCCAGCCCATCGGCGAGCACCACGCCGCGAGCGGCAGCTTCGTTCAGCTGACCGCCGGGCAAACGCACGCCTGCGGGCTGCGCAGCGACGGCGTGGTGGAATGCTTCGGGTCCAGCCAGTACGGCGAGGCTCCGGCGCAGAAGCGCGCCGCCACCGGATCGTTCACCCAGGTGAGCGCCGGCCTGAACCACAGCTGCGCGATTCGCGGCGATGGCGCGATGGAATGCTGGGGGAACGATTCACACGGCGAGGCACCGCCGCTCTGGACCGCGCAGAGCGGGCGATTCGTGGTGGTGACGGCGAACGCGAACCGCACGTGCGCGCTGCGGAACGACGGAGTGGGGGAGTGCCGGGGCTTCCGCCTGGGAGACCCGTCCATCAGGATCCTCCCGGGCGGCTGGTACGTGATGCTGGGGACGTCGACCGGCACCAGCTTCTGCCTGCAGCGGAATACGGGTGAGGAGGAGTGCTGGGGCGACCAGCAGGTGAACCTCGGCTCGGGACCGTTCGTGGATCTGACGGTGGGTGGAAATCAGGTATGCGTCCTCCGGCCCGACGGACACGCGAACTGCGCGGGCTACGCCCCATCGTGGCAGGGGCCGGGCGAGCGCAGCGTGACGGGGCCGGATGAGGGCAGCGTGACGCCGCGGACGTGGGCACGTCTCACCGCCGGGACGTATCACACCTGCGGGTTGCGGCGGGACGGCTACTTCGAGTGCTTCGGGCTCCAGACGATCGGCTCGGACGCGCCCGACGTGGTCCCCTGGGCCGACACGCCCACGTCCGCCCCGAGCGGCGGGTCGGTGCGCGTCTCCTGGCGCGACATCAACTCGAACGAGCTGCGCACGGAGATCGACCGCAGCGTGGCCGATGCCGACGGCAATCCCACCACGTGGGCGCGTGCCGGCGTGCTGGGCGCGAACACCACGGGGTTCACCGACGGCCAGGCGACTCCCGGTGCGATCTACGTGTACCGGATCCGCGTGTGCAACAACGCGGGATGCTCCGGGTGGGCGCAGTCGAACGCGACGCGCTATCCGGCGGCGTAACCCCCCGGCACCACCGGCGTGACGGCGAGTGGCTACGTCCTGCGTCCAGCGAGCCGGCCGAGGCGCGCGCCACCTCTTCTGGCGCGTAGCGCCGGACGTGGGCCGGGCGGCGCCGGAACCGATCGTTGCACCGGACCCGAAGCCTCGCGTAGTTTGCGAGGCTTCCCGTCGTTGCTGCCCGGCCTCGGCCGCCCTTCCGGATCTCCGACCTCCGCCATCTCCCATGATCGAACGCACGCCCGCCAAGCTCGCCGAGCGCATCTTCGACGCGGTGGACGCCGCCGCCGACCGCGGCTTCTGGCCCGCGAAGGACGACCGCTACGAGAACCTGACGCAGCACGTGCTGGGGCTGATGGGCGTGCTGAGCGGCGCCGACGGCACCGCGAGCGACGAGGAGGTCGCGTACGTGATGGAGATGGCGCGGCCGTTCCAGCCGCAGGAGCCCACCGCTTCGGAGACGGCGGGGGTGGTGCGCAAGGCCGCGCGCGGGCTGAACCTGGCCGCCGCGCCGGACTGGTTCCGCGCCATCGTGCAGATGGACCGCGCCACCAACTCGCGCCAGAGCAGCGACGTGCTCTGGTGCCTGCGCGAGCTGGGGCTGGGGATGATCGCCGCCGACAAGGCCAGCGACCCGCGCGAGGTGGAGCAGCTGACCCAGCATCTCGATGCCCTCCGCGGCTTCGCCGAGCAGCAGGGGGTGAAGGTGCAGTGGGCCGAGCCCTCGGGCGGCGTGGCCAGTGACGCGGCGCGCGCCGCCTCGGGCACGCGCGGCGAGAACGCCCCGCCCGACGCCGCCACCCTGGACCAGCTGCTGAACCGGCTGCGCGCGCTGATCGGGCTGGCGCGCGTGAAGAGCGAGGTGGAGACGCTCACCAACATCATCCGCGTGCGGCAGATGCGGCGCGACCAGGGGCTGCCGCTGTCGCCGCTCTCGCTGCACATGGTGTTCGCCGGCAACCCGGGAACGGGGAAGACCACCGTCGCGCGCATCCTGGCCGAGATCTTCCACGCGCTGAACGTGCTGGCGCGCGGGCAGCTGGTGGAGGTCGACCGCGCGGCGCTGGTGGCCGGCTACGTGGGGCAGACGGCCACGAAGGTGACCGAGGTGGTGGAGCGCTCGCTGGGCGGCGTGCTGTTCATCGACGAGGCGTACGCGCTGACCACCGGCCGCGGGCAGACCGACTTCGGCTACGAGGCGGTGGACACGCTGGTGAAGCTGATGGAGGACCACCGCGAGGAGCTGGTGGTGATCGTGGCCGGCTATCCCGCGCCGATGCGCAAGTTCGTGGGCTCCAACCCCGGGCTGGAAAGCCGCTTCAACCGCTACGTCGACTTCCCCGACTACACGCCCGAGGAGCTGCTCGCGATCTTCGACAAGCTGTGCAAGGAGGGCGAGTACACGCTGGGCGAGGCCGCGTCGAAGCTGGCCGACCGGCTGTTCAAGCAGATGCACGACACCCGCGACCGCAACTTCGCCAACGGCCGCGCGGTGCGGAACCTGTTCGAGCGCGCGCTGGCGCAGCAGGCCAACCGCGTGGCGAAGCTGGAGAACTGCACGCGCGAGGCGCTCTGCCTGATCGAGGAAGACGACCTGAAGCTCGCGCACGAGCAGCTGGAGCAGGAAGAAGCCGAGCGCGGCGCCGCCTCCGACGCCGGCGACCCGTCCGGCGACGCGGGGGACGACTCCGGCGCGGGGATGAACCCGGTCGCGTTCGCCTGATCGGTAACAATCGGCTCGGGTGGCTAGCGGCAGCACGGGAACATATGATATGGTATTCTGAAGTCGCGACTCTGACACTTAAGAGACCATCTTAGGCCCATGCCGAACGTTATCGAAGCATTCTCAAACGCCCGGCTCACGCAAGGGGTGATCTTCACCTGTGCAAAAGCTGAAGGATATGAAGGGTGTGAGGTATCCGGTCTCATAATAACTGCTAGATGTGACGCGGCTCAGGACAAAACGGCGATCTACAACTATGTACCTGTTGTGCGACTTGAAGATTGGCTGCGACGGGATTTCCGGATCATCACCTGTGAGCGCGAGCAGAAAAATGTCCATGGTAATCTTCGACAGGTATTGAAGTCCGCAGGTTACACCCCAGCAATCTTGGACATCCATCGGCCGAGAGCCGTCCTCGACACCCTCTTTCCCATCGATCACCATCAGATGGCGATTCGGAAAGCACGAAAATCTTTCGAAAAATCTGTGGCTCAATTCGAGCTGCTGGAAGATGCATTGTCGTCGACGCCGGCTACGGTCGATCTCCCTAAGCTCCATCAGCAGTTCTCAGGCACTCACATGGCGGTTCTTCGGGAGTGCATTACTCAACAGCTAAGTGGGTACTATTTCTTAGAATCGATCTCGCCGAACGATAAGGATGCGGCAGGGTTCGTGGTACTATTGCGCGAGATCCACCACTTACCAAAAGAATTAGCCGGAGAAGTTCCGGGGGGGATCGATCAGAATGCCTACGAAGAGGTTTGCAATATCACTGAACTTGCGCGAGGGAAGCTCGAATTTACATCAGCTGATTTCTGTTTGCCCCTCGGACGTGTGCGATCACCCGAAATAGAACATCTCATGCAAGCTTTCGCACTTCTATTCACTCGCGTGGGAATTGCGGATCCGGATCCCACCCTTCTCGATCGATTTCCGGCCCGGTATCTCGTCACCAGGGAGCCCGCATGATTAACGTAATTGTGGTGGATGACGGCGCAGCAGCCGAAATCATTGCAGAGCGCTCTCTGCAATCGACAGAGTTCCTGCAAGGCCGTATACTCGCAGAGATGCTAAGGAGCCGCAACGCTTCATCCGAACCGTTCTCGCCGAGGGTTCGATCCGGTGTTTTCGACGACGGTTTGTTCTTCCTCGGAGAAAAGTCCCGGGGCCATTTTCTTGTCTTCGATTTGGAGAATACTCACCTCTTCCGTGAATTCACTGCATCGGATGCATTAATTGTGTTCCAGAGGGTATGTCGATTTGCTGTAAGGATATGGGATAATCTAAAACTTAGTTCAAGCGAGCGGATGATCGCTGACTCCACCAAGGCGGCAATCTTTCCTTTTCGACTTCCGAACGAGTACCGGGTTACAGTCGAGCGTAAACCCGATGAGAAACGTGGTGAGAAGCGATTCGCTGGTAATCATCTGCTTGTCTACCGAGGGGGTTACGATGAAGGGGGTGGTGCATTAGAAGTAGCGGAAATTAAAAATTTCCGTAACGCACTCCGAACAGTACAGTCAGCACGCAGCGCACTCCTTCGCACCCAAGTTGGCGGAAATCAGCCTGATGCAAATAGTGCGGCAGCACTGCGTGTGACACAGTTACAAACCGGAGAATCTGCCACATCTCTGAGCGGGCTAGGCTTTAACGAATGGCTTCCGTACCTAACCGAAGCTCAACGGGCGTTTGTCCGCCGCCCGATCTCTCGGGCAGAGCGAATCGAGGGCCCTGCTGGTACAGGAAAGACTCTTTCATTGGTCCTTCGATGCATCGGGACGTTGCTTGAAGCGCAGCGTGCGAACATCGTGCACCACAGTATTTTTGTTGCCCATAGTCAAGCGACTGAAAAAACCATTCGAGGTCTCTTTTCTGAGATCGAGCCCGCCGGAGCCGATTTCTCCTCCCGCGAGCGCGCTCACGCCGACCAATCAGTAATGATTACGACCCTTCAATCATGGTGTGCCTCGTTTTTGGGAGAGCGCCAGGTCAGTGAAAATCAATTCCTCGACCGCGATGCATTGGAGTCGAAGGAACTGCGATTAATGTACATTCTCGAGTCCTTACAAGAGGTAAAACAGACCGAGTTAGAAACCCACCGCCCTTTTCTATCGCCTGAGTTCGCGAACTTTATCGACAGGGAGGATGAATTTAATGTTGCAGAGATGATCCAGCACGAAATTTCTATCGTGATTAAGGGACGAGCTGACGAAAACTACGAGAGTTATCTCGCTCTGGCCCGGATCGACTACAACCTTCCGCTGCAT from Longimicrobium sp. encodes the following:
- a CDS encoding Ig-like domain-containing protein — its product is MNLHRALSLALAAFVISAVASCAGDGGSPTSSGPNASPGSQTRPNSTQLVLASGGNQTGVAGQPLPNPVAVRVLDATSRPVSGATVNFIARDGSADPTQASTDADGYARTTWTLGTAAGTQELRVSGTGGTTLVVGATAVAPAKVARVQVIPDSLVLSQGATGGFSAVAYDSTGNALTGRAITWASSDSVVATVSSTGSVTAVSPGAATVTATVEGVGGTAKVIVSSPPRVRVARVKVEPDSLALQPGQTGDFNAVGYDSAGNVLTGRAVSWTISDSTVAHISGEGAVTALSAGTARATATVEGVSGTAKVIVSPPPPATVARVVVSPDSVVLQPGHTADLDAAAYDAEGHVLTGRAVTWTTSDSTIARVGADGMVTAVAAGTARATATVEGVGGTAKVIVVAPPPAAVARVAIVPDSLVLDVGGKGDFDAVAYDAEGHVLTGRAVAWTSSDSTVAVIGVGGAVTARSPGNARISATVEGVSGSAMVIVHTPVPAIVRVEVVPDSQVVVIGHTADFSAFAYDATNHIVSGLAVTWSISEPTVARIGQYGLVTALAAGTARVTATVEGVSGSATVRVIEQPVGSASAPTNTTPDLRAGYDYVCRLRSGIIQCYGDDDEGQPIGEHHAASGSFVQLTAGQTHACGLRSDGVVECFGSSQYGEAPAQKRAATGSFTQVSAGLNHSCAIRGDGAMECWGNDSHGEAPPLWTAQSGRFVVVTANANRTCALRNDGVGECRGFRLGDPSIRILPGGWYVMLGTSTGTSFCLQRNTGEEECWGDQQVNLGSGPFVDLTVGGNQVCVLRPDGHANCAGYAPSWQGPGERSVTGPDEGSVTPRTWARLTAGTYHTCGLRRDGYFECFGLQTIGSDAPDVVPWADTPTSAPSGGSVRVSWRDINSNELRTEIDRSVADADGNPTTWARAGVLGANTTGFTDGQATPGAIYVYRIRVCNNAGCSGWAQSNATRYPAA
- a CDS encoding AAA family ATPase, with amino-acid sequence MIERTPAKLAERIFDAVDAAADRGFWPAKDDRYENLTQHVLGLMGVLSGADGTASDEEVAYVMEMARPFQPQEPTASETAGVVRKAARGLNLAAAPDWFRAIVQMDRATNSRQSSDVLWCLRELGLGMIAADKASDPREVEQLTQHLDALRGFAEQQGVKVQWAEPSGGVASDAARAASGTRGENAPPDAATLDQLLNRLRALIGLARVKSEVETLTNIIRVRQMRRDQGLPLSPLSLHMVFAGNPGTGKTTVARILAEIFHALNVLARGQLVEVDRAALVAGYVGQTATKVTEVVERSLGGVLFIDEAYALTTGRGQTDFGYEAVDTLVKLMEDHREELVVIVAGYPAPMRKFVGSNPGLESRFNRYVDFPDYTPEELLAIFDKLCKEGEYTLGEAASKLADRLFKQMHDTRDRNFANGRAVRNLFERALAQQANRVAKLENCTREALCLIEEDDLKLAHEQLEQEEAERGAASDAGDPSGDAGDDSGAGMNPVAFA
- a CDS encoding UvrD-helicase domain-containing protein codes for the protein MINVIVVDDGAAAEIIAERSLQSTEFLQGRILAEMLRSRNASSEPFSPRVRSGVFDDGLFFLGEKSRGHFLVFDLENTHLFREFTASDALIVFQRVCRFAVRIWDNLKLSSSERMIADSTKAAIFPFRLPNEYRVTVERKPDEKRGEKRFAGNHLLVYRGGYDEGGGALEVAEIKNFRNALRTVQSARSALLRTQVGGNQPDANSAAALRVTQLQTGESATSLSGLGFNEWLPYLTEAQRAFVRRPISRAERIEGPAGTGKTLSLVLRCIGTLLEAQRANIVHHSIFVAHSQATEKTIRGLFSEIEPAGADFSSRERAHADQSVMITTLQSWCASFLGERQVSENQFLDRDALESKELRLMYILESLQEVKQTELETHRPFLSPEFANFIDREDEFNVAEMIQHEISIVIKGRADENYESYLALARIDYNLPLHFDGDKGLVFAVFRRYRDKLEAIAQFDTDDVVLTTIGQLHTPIWRRRRSREGFDSIFIDETHLFNLNELSVFHHLTREPGTFPIIFSADRSQAPGDRGLTNALLDETIAPHLNDTLAVPMRAIFRCSPDITAVALSVTASGATLFTTFDNPLSSAASTFTAAEERLASPPLLLLCPTDEEMVRVAIVRAERMVAELGCKKAEVLVAVFGEALFELSRREFERTNKPVELLQQRADLDGVLRAKQHGRFVLSTADYVGGLEFQGAILLGVDEGRVPPTKLSRTADSRHFQDFRSHNRLYVAITRAKYRLEFLALAAEGPSPILKDAIRHRLVSVIQSDER